The segment GTTAAAATAAAAATAGTTTTAGGAATTTTCTATCAAATTTCTTTAAGGGGGAATGTTTATATGGTAACTACAAACGATTTAATTGCACCTGAATTTTATAATATCACGGAGGAATTAGAAAAATTTTCTCAGGATAATGATCGCCAAGCCATTCGTTGGATAAATGCACAGCAGGAAAGACGAACAGTTTCTTATGCAGAGCTTATTCAAAAAATGAACCAGTATGCGAATGCTTTTACAAAACAAGGGCTTCAAAAGGGTGATCGTGTATTAGTGATTACCCCCCGCCTTCCAGAAGCATATTTTGTTTTTCTTGGCTGCTTAAAGGCTGGTATTGTCCCTATTTCGTGCTCAGAAATGCTACGTGCAAGTGATTTAGAATATCGTATGGAACATTCATCTGCTAGTGCAGTTATTGCCTATGGAGCCTTTACTGGCGAGGTTGATCGAATTACCTCTACCGTAGGAGCATTAAAAAATAAATTAGTTATTGGTACAGCAGTCGGCGATTGGGTATCTTTAGATGAATTAGCGAATACACAACCAACTACATTTACAGCTGTTACAACTAAGCGTGATGATATGGCATTCCTTTCCTATACTTCTGGTACGACAGGTAAGCCTAAAGGTGTTGTTCATTCACATGGCTGGGGTTATGCACATATTCGAACGGCTGCCTCACAATGGCTTTGTGTACGGGAAGGTGATTTAGTATGGGCAACAGCAGCTCCAGGCTGGCAAAAATGGATTTGGAGCCCGTTTTTATCAACGATAATGCTTGGTGCTACTGCATTCGTCTATCATGGCGGTTTCGATGCAAAAACATACCTTCAGCTTATTCAAGATGAAAAAATCAATGTCCTATGCTGTACACCGACTGAATATCGTATTATGGCAAAGCTTGATAATTTACAAGATTATAATCTATCCTCTCTTCGTAGCGCTGTTTCTGCTGGTGAACCATTAAATCGTCCAGTTATTGAAACATTTTTAAAGCATTTTGCTCTAAAAGTACGGGATGGCTATGGGCAAACTGAAAATACATTATTAATTGGCACACTCGAAAATACTGAATTACGCCCTGGCTCAATGGGTGTTCCAACTCCGGGTAATATTGTACGTATTATCGACCATGAGGGCAATGAAGCACCTGTTGGCGAAGTTGGTGATATTGCTATACACAAATCTTCACCAGCCCTATTCAAAGAATATTATCGAGAACCTGAGCGCACACAGGCTGCTTTCCGTGGTGAATGGTATATTACAGGAGATCAGGCAAAACGTGATGAGGATGGTTACTTCTGGTTTGAAGGACGTGGAGATGACATTATTATTTCATCTGGTTATACAATTGGACCATTTGAGGTAGAGGATGCATTAAATAAGCATGAGGCTGTCCAAGAATGTGCGGTAGTCGCTGCGCCAGATGAAATTAGAGGACATATTGTCAAAGCCTTTATTATCCTACGAGATGGCTTTAAAGAGCGTGATGAGGAAGCATTAATCAAAGAGCTTCAAGAGCATGTAAAAGCTTTAACAGCACCATATAAATATCCTCGTAGCATTGTCTTTATTGACGAATTACCAAAAACAACGTCTGGCAAAATCCGCCGTGTTGAGCTACGAGCAGCAACTGTTTAAAAGGATTTTTCAAAGGTTGTAATAAGAGGGCTGCTGGAATAGTCAGGTATTAACTGGCTTTTCCACAGTCCTTTTTTACTTAAGCAGGACACATCGCACCTGTGACAAGTTGCTTTTTAAGCATCCATTGCATAAATGCTTCCCATTCCTCAGCCGTTTTTAGCTGTAAATTATTGAAATAGCTAGCTATTTGTTGTCTATAGTGGGACATCGCTTCTTCATTTAACAACAGCTGCTCAAGTTGGTGGTGGAGGCTTTCATGTTTATTAAGCGTGTAGGCTAAACCCTTCTCTGTTAAATATCGCAAATTATGCTCTTCTTGCCCTGGTAAAACCGAATGAACAAAAATAGGTAGCCTCTTATGTAACACCTCGCTAATTGTTACACCACCTGGCTTTGTTATAATAGCATCCATTTGATCATACAAACAATTCATTTCTGTGCGTGATTCAATATAAGGTAATGGCGTAATATTTGGTAATTTCCAAGCAATAATTTTTTGATACAGCTTATTATTTTTACCGCAGAGAATATGGTAATGAAAGTGCTCACTCTGTTTAAGTTGTTCATATAAATTAGTACAATCCAATAAACCAGAATTGCCACCAGCAATTAAGATATTGCGTGCAAAATTATGAAGCCTTGTTGTACATAACATTTCCTTATGAACAGGAATACCCGTTACAAATATGGCGGATTCATCTACACCTCGTCTAATTAAAGCTTCCTTCATTTCTTTCATTGGCACAAAATGATAGTCAATCGCAGTAATTCCCCAAAGCTGATTCATAAAAAAATCGGTATAAACATTGACAACCGGGATACTGCAGCGACCACTTTGCTTAAGCTTACTCATTAAATAGGATGGCGCACTTTGTGTACAAAAAATAATATCAGGCTTTTCTTGTTCTAATAAACGCGCTAAATGCTTCAATAATAGTTCATATAATTTAAAGCTTTGCTCTATATCTTTTGGTGTATCAAACACTTTTTTATAAAACTTCGTATATAGTAAAGGCGCATATTGAATCCATGATAAATAGCTTTGTGATATTATCTTTTCTACAAAAGGATTTGTATAATGCAATAAATCTACCTTTTTTACTTCAATATCTTTATTATGCTGTGTGATAAAGTCCATTAATGCATCTGCTAC is part of the Lysinibacillus sp. FSL K6-0232 genome and harbors:
- the mbcS gene encoding acyl-CoA synthetase MbcS, encoding MVTTNDLIAPEFYNITEELEKFSQDNDRQAIRWINAQQERRTVSYAELIQKMNQYANAFTKQGLQKGDRVLVITPRLPEAYFVFLGCLKAGIVPISCSEMLRASDLEYRMEHSSASAVIAYGAFTGEVDRITSTVGALKNKLVIGTAVGDWVSLDELANTQPTTFTAVTTKRDDMAFLSYTSGTTGKPKGVVHSHGWGYAHIRTAASQWLCVREGDLVWATAAPGWQKWIWSPFLSTIMLGATAFVYHGGFDAKTYLQLIQDEKINVLCCTPTEYRIMAKLDNLQDYNLSSLRSAVSAGEPLNRPVIETFLKHFALKVRDGYGQTENTLLIGTLENTELRPGSMGVPTPGNIVRIIDHEGNEAPVGEVGDIAIHKSSPALFKEYYREPERTQAAFRGEWYITGDQAKRDEDGYFWFEGRGDDIIISSGYTIGPFEVEDALNKHEAVQECAVVAAPDEIRGHIVKAFIILRDGFKERDEEALIKELQEHVKALTAPYKYPRSIVFIDELPKTTSGKIRRVELRAATV
- a CDS encoding MGDG synthase family glycosyltransferase, whose protein sequence is MSKALFLPFLTIQTGHHQVADALMDFITQHNKDIEVKKVDLLHYTNPFVEKIISQSYLSWIQYAPLLYTKFYKKVFDTPKDIEQSFKLYELLLKHLARLLEQEKPDIIFCTQSAPSYLMSKLKQSGRCSIPVVNVYTDFFMNQLWGITAIDYHFVPMKEMKEALIRRGVDESAIFVTGIPVHKEMLCTTRLHNFARNILIAGGNSGLLDCTNLYEQLKQSEHFHYHILCGKNNKLYQKIIAWKLPNITPLPYIESRTEMNCLYDQMDAIITKPGGVTISEVLHKRLPIFVHSVLPGQEEHNLRYLTEKGLAYTLNKHESLHHQLEQLLLNEEAMSHYRQQIASYFNNLQLKTAEEWEAFMQWMLKKQLVTGAMCPA